From Mucilaginibacter rubeus, a single genomic window includes:
- a CDS encoding FecR family protein, giving the protein MEDKELNELWERFRSGQATPEDKAFLESWYLKHNQQAPFEVNDHERVEDVDQVWDNIKKKQSSKFQNGRYRLTAAAILLFVFTGTYYLLHRNEQDAAPRISKTDVKPGRNQATLTLASGKKLILNNTLSGQLANEAGVTVSKNAKGELIYTTQASGNANQSAGRINTLATSKGEQYQVILPDGSHVWLNAASTLKYPVVFTGKERLVELTGEAYFEVAHNKAMPFKVKTRLQQVEVLGTHFNINAYADEKTTATTLLEGSVKVTSALTNQKRIIKPGEQSTINGDAMNVEEVDIDEAVAWKNGYFLFNDENLASIMKKVSRWYNVEVEYKDASLQSLVFSGTVSKYQNVSQVIKTLELTNAVHFTVLDNRITVSN; this is encoded by the coding sequence ATGGAAGATAAAGAACTAAATGAATTATGGGAACGTTTCAGATCCGGCCAGGCTACTCCGGAAGATAAAGCGTTTTTAGAAAGCTGGTACTTAAAACATAATCAGCAGGCTCCATTTGAGGTAAATGACCATGAACGGGTGGAAGATGTTGACCAGGTTTGGGATAATATTAAAAAGAAACAATCTTCTAAATTCCAGAATGGAAGATATCGGTTAACCGCGGCGGCCATATTGCTGTTTGTATTTACAGGTACTTATTACCTGTTGCACCGAAACGAACAGGATGCAGCACCTCGTATTAGTAAAACTGATGTAAAACCGGGTAGAAACCAGGCCACGCTTACCCTGGCCAGTGGTAAAAAGCTAATATTAAATAATACACTTAGCGGACAGCTTGCCAATGAGGCGGGGGTTACTGTTAGTAAAAACGCTAAAGGTGAACTTATTTATACAACTCAGGCATCCGGCAACGCCAACCAGTCTGCCGGCCGGATCAATACCCTTGCTACTTCCAAAGGCGAACAATACCAGGTGATATTGCCTGATGGGTCACATGTATGGTTAAACGCGGCTTCTACGCTTAAATACCCGGTGGTGTTTACAGGTAAAGAACGGCTGGTGGAGCTGACGGGCGAAGCATATTTTGAGGTAGCGCACAATAAAGCAATGCCCTTTAAAGTAAAGACAAGGCTGCAGCAGGTAGAAGTGTTAGGGACTCATTTTAACATTAATGCTTATGCTGACGAAAAAACAACTGCCACTACTTTGCTTGAGGGATCCGTTAAGGTCACATCAGCGTTAACTAATCAAAAAAGGATCATTAAGCCGGGGGAGCAATCCACCATTAATGGTGATGCCATGAATGTTGAGGAGGTTGACATAGATGAGGCTGTAGCCTGGAAAAACGGCTATTTTCTTTTTAATGATGAAAACCTGGCAAGTATCATGAAAAAGGTATCCAGGTGGTACAATGTGGAAGTGGAGTACAAAGATGCCTCACTACAATCCCTGGTTTTTAGTGGTACGGTATCTAAATACCAAAATGTGTCGCAGGTTATTAAAACGCTGGAACTAACCAATGCAGTTCATTTTACAGTTTTAGATAACAGGATAACTGTATCCAATTAA
- a CDS encoding YihY/virulence factor BrkB family protein encodes MKWLHRFLLRFRFYRYIIEWTKSVIIPGFRPLPLYTVIDFFVKEITNNSLINRAYALAYSFMLAIFPATIFLFTLIPYVPIKHFRGNLMMVLASVMPTNAYMAFRETLFDIVSNQNGKLLSFGFLSTLYFATNGVINLMKAFNKSSLIEDKRTWLRRRLVATGITVAISFALLLAISILILGQSIIKFIQSHVASENHFWVYPVMLFRWVIIVVIIFVTIGCLYRYAPAHKKKWNFVNPGSILATALAVLTSLGFSYYINNFSSYNKVYGSIGTLIVVMIWMYINSLILIIGFELNASVELSKRTIRIVKPRFNTFRTKKVTQIKN; translated from the coding sequence ATGAAATGGCTGCACCGCTTTTTACTCCGGTTTAGGTTCTACAGGTACATCATCGAGTGGACAAAATCTGTAATCATCCCCGGTTTCAGGCCGTTGCCGCTTTATACTGTTATTGATTTCTTTGTTAAGGAGATTACCAATAATTCGCTCATTAACCGCGCTTACGCGTTGGCTTATAGTTTTATGCTGGCCATTTTTCCGGCCACCATCTTTTTGTTTACGCTTATACCCTACGTGCCCATTAAGCATTTCAGGGGTAACCTGATGATGGTTCTGGCCTCTGTAATGCCTACAAACGCTTATATGGCCTTCAGGGAAACCCTTTTTGATATCGTGAGCAATCAAAACGGCAAATTGCTTTCATTCGGTTTCCTGTCTACCCTGTATTTTGCAACCAACGGGGTTATCAACTTGATGAAGGCGTTTAACAAATCTTCGTTAATTGAAGATAAGCGGACCTGGCTCCGACGCCGTTTAGTAGCCACCGGTATTACTGTTGCTATAAGTTTTGCATTACTACTGGCAATTTCTATCCTCATATTGGGACAATCTATTATTAAGTTTATTCAATCTCACGTGGCCTCCGAAAATCACTTCTGGGTATATCCCGTGATGCTGTTTAGATGGGTGATTATCGTGGTGATTATTTTTGTTACTATAGGTTGCTTGTACCGTTATGCGCCTGCACACAAAAAGAAGTGGAACTTCGTAAACCCCGGTTCTATATTGGCTACAGCGTTGGCGGTTTTAACTTCCCTCGGCTTCTCGTACTACATCAATAATTTCTCGTCATATAATAAAGTTTATGGATCGATAGGAACACTTATCGTAGTGATGATCTGGATGTATATAAACTCATTAATTTTGATCATCGGATTCGAATTAAACGCGTCCGTGGAGCTTTCCAAGCGTACAATTCGCATCGTAAAACCTCGTTTTAATACTTTTCGGACGAAAAAAGTCACTCAGATTAAAAATTAA
- a CDS encoding RagB/SusD family nutrient uptake outer membrane protein, whose translation MKSIYSLLFISLIAVLTFNSCKKSFLDEDVRTQFTPSTLKDALSFEAAVAGLQKTVRDQYEGDQGIIALMQTGTDVARNGQTTAAMAPYETYSQLNSQDVAALGFWRWGYQVINASNVIIQAAQSGNTSLTPAQVNGYVAEARFFRAYAYNFLSTLFGGVPLITVPVTAPKTDYVRTPLDTIINLQVSDLTFAATNLPDAAHVVAEGRINSAAAMQLLAVTYLRANKPDLAEAQLNKIIAGGLYKLVNNRYGINSLKPGDAFSDMFIYGNMRRSQGNTEAIWVIEEANIPGGYSPTDQHRRVWVPFYVNIPGMIVADSLGGRGIGRIRPTNWWTYNLNLSNDMRNSSYNIRRKYYYNDPSSANYGKLAVVTSNTDTIQNMYAHTTKWYSYTNADPFGTITYKDRIYMRLAETYLLLAEAQFKQGNLTAAASNINMLRTRANAPQVQTSDINMDFILDERARELIGEEDRRITLMRTGTLVERVKKYNPTSAGSIKDINMLLPIPQSEIDVNKGAALTQNPGY comes from the coding sequence ATGAAAAGTATTTATTCATTACTCTTTATAAGTCTGATAGCTGTACTCACATTTAATTCTTGTAAAAAGAGTTTTCTGGATGAGGATGTCAGAACACAGTTTACACCGTCCACCTTAAAAGATGCCCTGAGTTTTGAAGCCGCAGTTGCAGGTTTGCAAAAAACGGTCCGAGATCAGTATGAAGGTGATCAGGGAATTATAGCGCTGATGCAAACCGGTACCGATGTGGCCCGTAACGGGCAAACCACGGCGGCCATGGCGCCATATGAAACCTATTCGCAATTAAATTCGCAGGATGTTGCTGCCCTTGGTTTTTGGCGCTGGGGCTACCAGGTTATCAATGCCTCTAACGTAATAATACAAGCGGCTCAATCCGGCAATACAAGTTTAACACCGGCCCAGGTTAATGGTTATGTGGCCGAAGCCAGGTTTTTCAGGGCATATGCTTATAATTTTCTATCTACTTTGTTTGGCGGTGTGCCGCTTATTACGGTGCCCGTTACCGCACCTAAAACAGATTATGTGAGGACACCCTTAGATACGATCATAAATTTGCAGGTCAGCGACCTTACATTCGCTGCAACAAACCTACCCGATGCAGCGCATGTTGTCGCCGAAGGAAGAATAAATAGTGCTGCGGCCATGCAACTATTGGCGGTAACCTATTTAAGGGCCAACAAACCTGATCTTGCCGAAGCTCAGTTGAATAAGATCATAGCAGGCGGCCTGTATAAGTTAGTCAATAACCGGTATGGGATCAATTCCCTGAAACCTGGTGATGCTTTTTCTGATATGTTTATTTACGGCAATATGCGCCGGAGCCAGGGCAATACCGAAGCTATTTGGGTGATTGAAGAGGCTAATATACCGGGCGGATATAGTCCAACTGACCAGCACCGCAGGGTTTGGGTGCCGTTCTACGTAAACATACCAGGCATGATCGTAGCAGATTCATTAGGCGGGCGTGGAATAGGTAGGATAAGGCCGACCAACTGGTGGACATATAACCTGAACCTGAGCAACGATATGCGTAATTCCAGTTATAATATCAGGCGTAAATATTACTATAACGACCCCTCATCTGCCAATTATGGAAAACTGGCGGTAGTAACTTCCAATACTGATACCATTCAAAATATGTATGCGCACACCACCAAGTGGTACTCGTATACCAATGCCGACCCTTTTGGCACAATTACTTATAAAGACAGGATTTATATGCGTCTTGCTGAAACCTACCTTCTGTTGGCCGAAGCACAATTTAAGCAGGGTAATTTAACAGCGGCAGCCAGCAATATCAACATGCTTCGTACAAGGGCAAATGCCCCGCAGGTACAGACATCAGATATTAATATGGATTTTATTCTGGATGAGCGCGCCCGTGAGCTTATTGGCGAAGAAGATAGGCGCATTACTTTAATGCGAACCGGGACCCTGGTTGAGCGGGTGAAAAAATACAACCCAACCTCGGCCGGCTCGATCAAGGATATCAACATGCTGTTGCCCATTCCGCAATCAGAAATTGATGTGAATAAAGGCGCAGCCCTAACACAAAACCCCGGATATTAA
- a CDS encoding glycoside hydrolase family 2 protein → MRTTNIILFLLINLCWGLKVNAFQNAQDVNSSNSPRQVIPFNQDWQFKKATYKTNIAIAGSDWESVNVPHTWNNKDIQKGKNFYTGDAFYRKNLVARPEWKDKRVFIRFEGVGTVADVYINNKLVGTHKGAYSAFCFEISNSLRYDTTNTVLVKVNNEERPDIIPINNKLFGVYGGIYRPVSLIVTSKINVTTTDYASPGIYIKQDVNNKKAAISVTAKIENKERQVQQITVKTTIRDKSGIIIKQVQQQQNVQPQGINVVNQQLQVNNPHLWNGRKDPYLYSLTTAVVKDGKTIDEVTQPLGLRYFSIVPGKGFYLNGQPYRLYGVCRHQEWQDYGSALSNAQHQSDLDMIYEIGATSIRFAHYQQAEYIYAKCDSMGFVIWAEIPFVNAVSTQEGDNAKQQLTELIRQNYNHPSIYNWGLHNEVYSGSPDGFVPVLTRELNDIAKTEDPGRFTASVSGYGEINRPSNLAADIQGMNRYYGWYEGKIPDLEDWVTGLEKDYPNYKVVLSEYGTEANVNQQQENVGDSGDPSSQFWPETFQTKFHEVQWGIIEKHPYLVASYVWNMFDFSVPSANGGGVPARNMKGLVAYDRKIKKDAFYWYKANWSQEPVLYISGRRNTDRAEAVTTVKVFANTSNVTLYLNGKKLDEAEMGTTKYDFVFKNVNLVKGVNKLRAEGYFKGKLQSDSIQIKYKFPDRK, encoded by the coding sequence ATGCGTACTACAAACATCATCCTGTTTTTATTAATAAACCTGTGTTGGGGTTTAAAAGTGAATGCATTTCAAAATGCACAGGATGTTAACAGTTCAAACTCCCCCCGGCAGGTTATACCCTTTAACCAGGATTGGCAGTTTAAAAAGGCAACTTATAAAACCAACATTGCTATTGCAGGCAGCGACTGGGAAAGCGTCAACGTACCCCACACCTGGAATAACAAGGATATTCAGAAAGGGAAAAACTTTTATACCGGCGATGCATTTTACCGCAAAAACCTTGTAGCCCGGCCGGAATGGAAGGACAAACGGGTGTTCATTCGTTTTGAAGGTGTGGGAACTGTTGCCGACGTGTATATTAATAATAAACTGGTAGGTACGCATAAAGGCGCTTATTCAGCATTTTGTTTTGAGATCAGCAACTCGTTAAGATACGATACTACCAATACCGTTTTGGTCAAAGTAAATAACGAGGAGCGGCCGGATATCATCCCTATCAACAACAAACTGTTTGGTGTTTATGGTGGCATTTACCGCCCGGTAAGTCTTATTGTTACCAGTAAAATTAATGTAACCACTACAGATTACGCATCGCCCGGTATTTATATTAAACAGGATGTAAATAATAAAAAGGCGGCCATCTCGGTAACGGCTAAAATTGAGAATAAAGAAAGGCAGGTACAGCAAATTACTGTAAAAACCACCATCCGCGATAAAAGCGGCATCATCATTAAGCAGGTACAGCAACAGCAAAATGTACAGCCTCAGGGAATAAATGTCGTTAATCAGCAACTACAAGTAAATAATCCGCACTTGTGGAATGGCCGGAAAGATCCCTATCTGTATTCGCTTACTACCGCTGTTGTTAAAGATGGTAAAACAATAGATGAGGTGACACAACCCCTTGGTCTCCGCTATTTTTCGATAGTTCCGGGCAAAGGTTTTTACCTGAACGGGCAGCCGTACCGCTTGTATGGTGTTTGTCGTCACCAGGAATGGCAGGACTATGGAAGCGCCCTGAGCAATGCCCAGCATCAAAGCGATCTTGATATGATCTACGAAATTGGAGCCACCTCCATACGTTTTGCGCACTACCAGCAAGCCGAATATATTTATGCTAAATGCGACAGTATGGGTTTTGTGATATGGGCCGAAATCCCATTTGTAAACGCGGTTTCTACGCAGGAGGGGGATAATGCCAAACAGCAGTTAACCGAACTCATCAGGCAGAACTATAATCATCCGTCCATATATAACTGGGGTTTGCATAACGAGGTGTACTCAGGTTCGCCAGATGGTTTTGTGCCGGTTTTAACAAGAGAACTGAACGATATTGCCAAAACAGAAGATCCAGGCAGATTTACGGCCAGCGTAAGCGGTTACGGCGAAATAAACCGGCCCTCAAACCTGGCTGCTGATATACAAGGCATGAACCGGTATTATGGCTGGTACGAAGGGAAGATCCCCGATTTAGAAGATTGGGTTACCGGGCTGGAAAAAGATTATCCAAATTATAAAGTTGTACTTTCGGAGTACGGCACCGAGGCCAATGTTAATCAGCAGCAGGAAAATGTAGGCGATAGCGGTGATCCGTCGAGCCAGTTTTGGCCCGAAACATTTCAAACAAAATTTCACGAGGTACAATGGGGCATTATCGAAAAGCACCCGTACCTGGTAGCCTCATATGTGTGGAATATGTTTGATTTCTCGGTACCATCGGCCAATGGTGGCGGCGTACCAGCCCGTAATATGAAAGGTTTGGTTGCCTATGACCGTAAAATCAAAAAGGATGCGTTTTATTGGTATAAAGCAAATTGGAGCCAGGAGCCTGTACTCTACATCAGCGGCCGCAGAAATACGGACAGGGCAGAGGCGGTAACCACCGTGAAAGTATTTGCCAATACTTCAAACGTTACACTTTATCTCAACGGTAAAAAATTGGATGAGGCAGAAATGGGTACAACTAAATACGATTTTGTATTTAAAAACGTCAACCTGGTTAAGGGCGTAAATAAGCTCAGGGCCGAAGGGTATTTTAAGGGGAAATTGCAAAGTGATTCAATTCAAATAAAGTATAAATTCCCGGATCGCAAATAA
- a CDS encoding alpha-L-fucosidase produces the protein MIKKAILVIAIAWNCVNAAHVNAQQTATTTQKPIALQHGAHRIGRRTDADMEKWRAYGLGQFIHWGLYSIPAGEWNGKQYSGAAEWLKSWKEVSATAYDSLMYQFNPTKFNAESWAETAKQMGVKYVTITTKHHDGFCLWPSKYTNFTVANSPYKKDIIGPLVKAYDKRGIDVILYFSIMDWHNPDWRYDIKTREDSIAFDRFKQFTRNQLLELLTLYPTAKGLWFDGTWDKSWVKQAAFADSLEKEMRAMRPGLIIGSRFRADEYGKRHFDSNGNMMGDYEQGWERKIPEKIADVHGNDWDCVMTVPENQWGYSKVWKGHIKTTDELLEMLAKCVSLDGNFVLNFGPKPDGTLRTEELDLAKGIGEWMGINSEAIYNGEYAGLVKQDWGYYVKKTGTNKIYMLVFNVPVSGALNVVLPSRTAISKVYDLGNPGQNYAPEEIGTSAYFIHLKQQTFKRPFVIVLETADNSKNSGAQYQKAKT, from the coding sequence ATGATAAAAAAAGCGATCCTGGTTATAGCAATTGCATGGAACTGTGTAAATGCAGCCCATGTAAACGCACAGCAAACGGCAACTACGACACAAAAGCCTATTGCCCTGCAGCATGGCGCGCACCGCATTGGCCGCAGAACAGACGCCGACATGGAAAAATGGCGGGCTTACGGTTTAGGGCAATTTATACATTGGGGCTTGTATTCCATCCCCGCAGGTGAATGGAACGGTAAACAATATAGCGGCGCTGCCGAATGGTTAAAGTCATGGAAGGAAGTTTCTGCCACGGCCTATGATTCATTGATGTATCAATTTAACCCAACCAAATTCAATGCTGAATCATGGGCTGAAACAGCTAAGCAAATGGGGGTAAAGTACGTAACCATTACAACAAAACATCATGACGGCTTTTGTCTGTGGCCAAGTAAGTATACCAATTTTACTGTTGCTAACTCTCCATATAAAAAAGATATTATAGGGCCGCTGGTAAAGGCTTATGACAAGCGGGGTATCGATGTGATATTATACTTCTCTATTATGGACTGGCACAATCCCGACTGGCGGTATGATATTAAAACCCGGGAAGACAGCATAGCTTTTGACCGTTTTAAACAGTTTACCCGCAACCAGCTACTGGAACTGCTTACCCTGTATCCCACAGCCAAAGGTTTATGGTTTGATGGCACCTGGGATAAATCATGGGTGAAACAAGCCGCCTTTGCCGATTCGCTTGAAAAAGAGATGAGGGCAATGCGTCCTGGATTGATCATTGGCAGCCGTTTCAGGGCCGATGAATATGGTAAACGGCATTTTGACTCTAATGGAAATATGATGGGGGATTATGAGCAGGGCTGGGAGCGCAAAATACCGGAGAAGATAGCGGATGTACACGGAAACGACTGGGATTGTGTAATGACCGTGCCTGAAAACCAGTGGGGATATAGCAAGGTATGGAAAGGCCACATTAAAACTACTGATGAATTACTGGAGATGCTGGCCAAATGCGTTTCGCTCGACGGTAATTTCGTGCTCAACTTTGGGCCGAAGCCCGATGGTACTTTAAGAACAGAAGAGCTGGACCTTGCAAAGGGAATAGGTGAGTGGATGGGCATCAATAGTGAAGCTATTTACAACGGTGAATACGCCGGTCTTGTTAAACAGGATTGGGGGTATTACGTTAAAAAAACAGGTACTAATAAAATTTATATGCTGGTATTTAATGTGCCTGTTTCCGGCGCGTTAAATGTTGTATTGCCATCACGTACAGCTATTAGTAAGGTGTATGATCTTGGGAACCCCGGGCAAAATTATGCGCCTGAAGAAATCGGTACTTCAGCTTATTTCATTCACCTGAAGCAGCAAACATTCAAGCGACCTTTTGTAATTGTTTTAGAAACCGCAGATAACAGTAAAAACAGCGGTGCCCAGTATCAAAAGGCCAAAACATAG
- a CDS encoding SusC/RagA family TonB-linked outer membrane protein, translating into MYKFYIEILRWPKRRVPKLLLMMKLTILLLTVTMLQVSASTFGQKLNLTQKNVTLKQVFKAIKKQTGYDVLYQPGRLNASVKINANFVNTPLDEVIKNCIDGKALSYIFFEKTIVIKAAEKQAGNNSTTGAGSVEVSIITVKGIVIDSTGRPIPGATVKLKDGSKGTMSDADGKFELKDVPSAGVLLVTSIGYLQQEIGVNNQTTLRVVLKETSRELSQVVVIGYGSQKKSDVTGAIISVSKQRLENLPVTNILQSIEGAVPGINITSGSSAPGSVSSIYVRGLHSITASNSPLVVLDGVPYNGSYNDINTNDVESVQVLKDASATAIYGTRGSNGVIIVTTKKGKTGKPSVQYNAWAGPEYMSHEVKPMGGAEYVQKNLDYDEQAGKTAAPVPNLYEQDNYKNGKETDWIKAISQQGFIQNHSLNVSGGTADVKYYVSGDYTKEKGILKGYQFNRFNVRGNLDAKITDWLNAGTNMFFNNNNYDGGKSNLYMATVMSPYGQEYNAQGDYQIYPMYPDALYTNPLLGLYQPTVSKNRTWNGNFYAEIKPAFIKGFKYRLNTGYAYNPAMTGDYTGRNTGDAIGHATMTNAESNHWLIENIVNYSRSFGKHSIDFTGLYSSQKDYTLSNALNANTFINDLTNFYNLGSAQIQQTTSSYTQSTLLSQMARINYSYAGKYLFTATARRDGFSGFSAANKYGTFPSVAVAWNLTEESFMKGVSAISALKLRASYGISGNQEVSSYNTLTTLASTQYIYGSTTTIGLNPSAIGNGNLKWESTKGFNFGIDFSILKDRISGSVDAYDTKTYNLLLSRKIPYITGYTTILDNIGRTANKGIEFSITSRNIQNSDFSWETNVNFSANRNKLVQLYGDNKDDITNNLFLGKQLQAVYDYKLIGVWQKGDDFTVDPSAKPGDLKFADLNGDGKINTADKTYLGSRLPKYIAGMTNTFRYKSFSLSAFVQTFQGALKPNPIYDYRDQAGRINLPAGIGYWTAANQSNTRPSLSYTNSRQYTYPVSGSYTRIKDVTLSYSFSKEVLRDLKISNLQVYASGRNIATFSKWLGWDPETDFYNYAGNQSSSFYPLVATVVLGVNITLQ; encoded by the coding sequence ATGTATAAATTTTACATCGAGATTTTACGTTGGCCGAAGCGCCGCGTGCCCAAATTACTGTTGATGATGAAACTCACCATCCTTTTACTAACCGTTACCATGTTACAAGTAAGCGCCTCAACGTTTGGGCAAAAGCTTAACTTAACGCAGAAGAATGTAACGTTAAAGCAGGTTTTTAAAGCCATTAAGAAACAAACCGGCTATGATGTACTTTATCAGCCCGGCAGGCTTAATGCTTCAGTAAAGATCAATGCCAACTTTGTCAATACCCCTTTGGATGAAGTAATAAAGAACTGCATTGACGGCAAGGCCCTAAGCTATATTTTTTTTGAAAAAACAATTGTTATAAAGGCTGCCGAAAAACAGGCGGGCAATAACTCTACTACCGGTGCAGGCAGTGTGGAGGTTTCGATAATCACTGTTAAAGGCATCGTTATTGATTCAACCGGGCGACCTATACCCGGAGCAACAGTAAAGCTAAAGGACGGCAGCAAAGGAACAATGTCTGATGCTGATGGTAAATTTGAATTGAAAGATGTTCCATCTGCCGGGGTGCTGCTCGTTACATCAATAGGTTATCTTCAGCAGGAAATTGGGGTAAATAACCAAACAACGCTGCGTGTCGTATTAAAAGAGACTTCAAGAGAGTTGTCGCAGGTTGTTGTGATAGGTTACGGAAGCCAGAAAAAAAGCGACGTTACAGGGGCTATTATCTCGGTTTCTAAACAGCGGCTGGAAAATTTGCCGGTCACCAATATCCTGCAGTCAATTGAAGGCGCGGTCCCGGGTATCAATATAACATCCGGTTCATCGGCACCAGGTTCGGTAAGCTCAATTTATGTTCGTGGGCTGCATTCCATTACGGCCAGTAATTCTCCTTTGGTTGTGTTGGACGGAGTGCCTTATAATGGCTCCTATAATGATATCAATACCAATGATGTGGAGTCAGTCCAGGTGCTGAAAGATGCATCGGCTACAGCTATTTATGGTACAAGAGGATCAAACGGGGTAATTATCGTTACCACTAAAAAGGGCAAAACGGGTAAGCCATCGGTTCAGTACAACGCCTGGGCAGGCCCCGAATACATGTCGCACGAGGTGAAACCTATGGGCGGGGCCGAATATGTGCAAAAAAATCTTGATTATGATGAACAGGCTGGTAAAACAGCCGCTCCGGTACCAAACCTGTATGAGCAGGACAATTATAAAAATGGTAAGGAAACCGATTGGATAAAAGCGATATCACAGCAGGGTTTCATTCAAAATCATTCTTTAAACGTATCTGGCGGCACAGCTGATGTTAAGTATTATGTTTCGGGAGATTATACCAAAGAAAAAGGCATCCTGAAAGGATATCAGTTCAATCGCTTTAATGTTCGCGGAAACCTTGATGCTAAAATTACCGACTGGCTGAACGCCGGTACTAATATGTTTTTTAATAATAACAATTATGACGGCGGCAAAAGTAATTTATATATGGCTACCGTGATGAGCCCCTATGGCCAGGAATATAACGCACAGGGAGATTACCAGATCTACCCGATGTATCCGGACGCGCTCTATACCAACCCGTTATTAGGCCTTTACCAACCCACCGTTAGCAAAAACAGAACCTGGAACGGCAATTTTTATGCAGAAATTAAGCCTGCGTTTATTAAAGGATTTAAATACAGGCTAAATACTGGTTATGCTTATAACCCGGCCATGACAGGTGATTATACCGGCAGGAACACGGGCGACGCCATTGGTCACGCTACAATGACCAATGCCGAAAGTAACCATTGGCTTATAGAAAATATTGTGAACTACAGCCGTAGCTTTGGCAAACACAGCATTGATTTTACGGGGTTATACAGCTCACAAAAGGATTATACTTTGAGCAATGCCTTAAACGCTAATACCTTTATCAATGACCTTACCAACTTTTACAATTTAGGTTCGGCACAAATACAGCAAACCACTTCAAGTTATACGCAAAGTACCCTGCTGTCGCAGATGGCACGGATCAATTATTCTTACGCCGGGAAGTATCTGTTTACCGCTACCGCTCGTCGTGACGGTTTTTCGGGATTTAGCGCCGCCAATAAATATGGCACATTCCCATCGGTCGCGGTAGCCTGGAATTTAACCGAAGAATCGTTTATGAAAGGCGTATCAGCAATATCAGCACTGAAATTACGGGCTTCTTATGGTATTTCGGGTAACCAGGAGGTATCATCATACAATACCTTAACAACGCTGGCCTCAACGCAATACATCTATGGTAGTACTACAACTATAGGGTTAAACCCGAGTGCTATAGGTAACGGCAATTTAAAATGGGAGAGTACCAAAGGATTTAACTTTGGTATCGATTTTTCCATTTTAAAAGACCGGATCAGTGGTTCTGTTGATGCTTATGATACTAAAACGTACAATTTGCTATTGTCGCGTAAAATACCTTACATCACCGGTTATACCACTATTTTAGATAATATAGGCCGAACAGCTAACAAGGGGATCGAATTTTCCATCACCAGCCGCAATATTCAAAATAGCGACTTCAGCTGGGAAACTAATGTCAACTTCTCTGCCAACCGCAATAAACTGGTACAACTTTATGGTGATAATAAGGATGATATCACCAATAACCTGTTCCTGGGTAAACAGCTGCAGGCCGTATATGATTATAAGCTGATTGGTGTTTGGCAAAAAGGTGATGACTTTACTGTTGACCCAAGCGCCAAGCCCGGCGATCTGAAATTCGCCGATTTAAATGGCGACGGTAAGATCAACACCGCCGACAAAACCTACCTGGGTTCACGTTTGCCCAAATACATTGCCGGTATGACCAATACTTTCAGGTATAAAAGCTTTTCGCTAAGCGCGTTTGTACAAACGTTTCAGGGCGCGCTTAAACCTAATCCTATTTATGATTATCGGGATCAGGCCGGTCGTATCAATCTGCCGGCCGGGATAGGTTACTGGACCGCGGCCAATCAAAGTAACACCAGGCCATCGTTAAGTTATACCAACTCAAGGCAATACACGTACCCCGTTTCAGGTTCGTACACCCGCATTAAGGATGTTACTTTAAGCTACAGCTTTTCCAAAGAGGTACTGCGAGATTTAAAGATCTCTAACTTACAGGTTTATGCCAGCGGTCGAAATATCGCAACGTTCTCGAAATGGTTAGGCTGGGACCCCGAAACCGATTTTTATAACTATGCAGGCAACCAAAGCAGTTCATTTTACCCGCTGGTAGCCACCGTAGTGCTGGGTGTTAACATTACTTTACAATAA